The Methanolacinia petrolearia DSM 11571 genome has a segment encoding these proteins:
- a CDS encoding cofactor-independent phosphoglycerate mutase has translation MKAIVILGDGMADEPLEELGGKTPIEYANTPYMDWAASNGACGMLKTVPDGMVPGSDVANLSVLGYDPRECYTGRGPLEAVSMGIDFGEDAIAYRCNLVTIEDGVMADFSAGHITGDDGPRLIESLNKALPEGIRVYPGVSYRNLLILQGGKGSESAPPHDIVGQEIDPHVPKGPDREILLEAMNIAAEVFKDHPVNRERIARGEKPATGIWPWSGGKKPSMEPFKEKYGVSGGMISAVDLLNGIATLAGMEIITVPGATGFLDTDYMAKAKYALEGLKRLDFIYMHVEAPDEAGHMGSIEEKVKAIERLDEAVGMILESTDAAIGILPDHPTPIRLKTHTSNPVPFIIVGRGRDRTTCYSEKEAAENGGFGLIEGDMFMKLLLGQAEKKE, from the coding sequence ATGAAGGCAATTGTAATTCTCGGCGACGGAATGGCCGACGAGCCGCTGGAGGAACTCGGCGGAAAGACACCGATAGAATACGCGAATACACCGTACATGGACTGGGCGGCTTCAAACGGTGCCTGCGGGATGCTGAAAACGGTTCCCGACGGAATGGTTCCGGGAAGCGATGTCGCAAACCTCTCCGTCCTCGGGTACGACCCGCGTGAATGCTACACAGGACGGGGACCGCTCGAAGCGGTGAGCATGGGCATAGATTTCGGCGAGGACGCGATTGCCTACCGCTGCAACCTGGTGACTATCGAAGACGGGGTAATGGCTGATTTCTCCGCAGGGCACATAACTGGAGACGACGGCCCCAGGCTTATCGAATCCTTAAACAAAGCCCTCCCTGAGGGCATAAGAGTGTACCCCGGTGTCAGTTACAGGAATCTTCTCATCCTTCAGGGCGGAAAAGGGTCGGAATCGGCACCACCCCATGACATCGTCGGGCAGGAGATCGATCCGCATGTACCAAAAGGACCCGACAGGGAGATTTTGCTCGAAGCGATGAATATTGCCGCCGAAGTCTTCAAAGACCACCCTGTAAACCGCGAGCGGATAGCCCGCGGTGAAAAGCCGGCAACGGGAATATGGCCGTGGAGTGGCGGCAAAAAACCGTCGATGGAGCCATTTAAGGAGAAGTACGGGGTTTCGGGCGGAATGATCTCGGCTGTGGACCTCCTGAACGGCATAGCGACGCTTGCAGGAATGGAGATTATAACCGTACCCGGTGCGACCGGATTTCTCGATACAGACTATATGGCGAAGGCGAAATATGCACTCGAAGGTCTGAAGAGGCTCGACTTCATCTACATGCATGTCGAGGCGCCTGACGAGGCCGGGCATATGGGCAGCATCGAAGAGAAGGTTAAGGCGATCGAGCGTCTTGACGAAGCGGTAGGGATGATCCTCGAGAGTACGGATGCGGCCATCGGAATTCTGCCGGATCACCCTACTCCAATCAGGCTCAAGACGCATACATCCAATCCGGTTCCGTTCATCATCGTCGGCAGGGGACGGGACAGAACGACCTGCTATTCCGAAAAAGAAGCGGCTGAAAACGGCGGTTTCGGTCTTATCGAAGGGGATATGTTCATGAAGCTCCTTTTAGGGCAGGCGGAGAAAAAAGAGTAA
- a CDS encoding NAD-dependent epimerase/dehydratase family protein, whose translation MFSVVTGGAGFIGSHIVDALVKKGDRVLVIDNLSAGATTNIMPLIESGKAEFLQADLLDDGWQERISGAGRVFHLAADPDVRASAISPARVFDNNVLATERVLDAMRVHGAKEFVFTSTSTVYGEAGVIPTPENYSPMIPISIYGASKLACEAMIAGYAHTYGMKSWVFRFANIIGERSGHGVIWDFVHKLIDNPEELEILGDGKQIKSYLSVGACIEAVLFAIENSDEAFNFFNIGSEDWIDVTALAEIVVEEMDLSGVRFTYTGGDRGWVGDVPKMQLGVDKLKTLGWKPETGSVESVRLAVKALLKEIKYI comes from the coding sequence ATGTTTTCAGTAGTCACAGGAGGGGCCGGTTTTATAGGGTCCCACATCGTCGACGCCCTCGTGAAAAAAGGCGACAGGGTGCTTGTAATCGATAACCTGAGCGCCGGGGCGACTACAAATATTATGCCCCTTATAGAGAGCGGAAAGGCCGAATTTCTACAGGCCGACCTGCTCGACGACGGGTGGCAGGAGAGGATCTCTGGCGCCGGAAGGGTCTTCCATCTCGCCGCGGACCCTGATGTCAGGGCAAGTGCGATCTCGCCTGCCCGGGTCTTCGACAACAACGTTCTCGCAACCGAGAGAGTTCTCGATGCAATGCGGGTGCACGGGGCAAAGGAGTTCGTCTTCACCTCGACCTCGACCGTGTACGGCGAAGCCGGAGTCATTCCCACGCCGGAAAATTACAGCCCGATGATACCAATCTCGATATACGGGGCATCAAAGCTTGCATGCGAGGCGATGATCGCCGGCTACGCCCATACATACGGAATGAAGTCATGGGTGTTCAGGTTCGCAAACATCATCGGCGAAAGAAGTGGACATGGTGTTATATGGGACTTCGTCCACAAGCTGATCGACAACCCGGAAGAGCTCGAGATCCTCGGCGACGGAAAGCAGATCAAATCATATCTATCTGTGGGTGCATGCATCGAAGCGGTCCTCTTCGCCATCGAAAATTCGGATGAGGCGTTCAACTTCTTCAATATCGGATCGGAAGACTGGATCGACGTAACAGCACTGGCGGAGATCGTGGTCGAAGAGATGGATCTTTCCGGCGTGAGGTTCACCTACACAGGCGGCGACCGGGGCTGGGTAGGCGACGTCCCGAAGATGCAGCTCGGGGTGGACAAGCTGAAGACCCTGGGATGGAAGCCTGAAACAGGCTCGGTCGAATCCGTACGACTCGCCGTAAAGGCACTGCTGAAGGAAATAAAATACATATGA